The Leclercia adecarboxylata region ACCACCGCCACCTTTGCGCTGGAGTATAACTAGCTCTGTGGGCACGGGCGTCGATTCGCCCGCGCCCGTTTTACATCCTCCCGTCATGCCTGCAAAATAGCGCTCTCACTTTTTGCTGAAGATAATAACGATGAAAAAATCCCTGCTCTGTATGCTCCTCGCCTGCCTGTCCGGTTCCGCTCTGGCCGCCACCCCGGAGGAGGCGCAGGTCGCCGGGGCGGTTAAGCCCACCCTGACCGCGCTGATGAACGCCCAGGCGATCCCCGGGATGGCCGTCGCGGTTATCTATAAGGGTCAGACGTATTACTTTACGCAGGGGCTGGCGGATGTCGCCGGGAAAAAGCCCGTCACCCGGCAAACCCTGTTTGAGCTGGGCTCGGTGAGCAAAACCTTCACCGGGGTGCTCGGCGGCGATGCGGTGGCGAGGGGGGAGATTGCGCTGGACGATCCGGCCAGCAAATACTGGCCCGCGCTGTCAGGCAAGCAGTGGCAGGGCATCAGCCTTCTGCATCTGGCAACCTATACCGCAGGGGGGTTACCGCTGCAGGTGCCAGATGAGGTGACCGATGCCGCCTCGCTGCAAAAATACTACCAGACCTGGCAGCCGGAGTGGGCGCCGGGTACAAAACGCCTGTACGCCAACGCCAGCATCGGGCTGTTTGGCGCCCTGGCCGTTAAACCCTCGAAGATGAGCTTTGAGCAGGCGCTGACGAGTCGGGTGCTCAAACCCCTTAATCTTAACCACACCTGGGTAAAGGTTCCCGCCAGCGAGCAGGAGAACTATGCCTGGGGCTACCGGGACGGCAAGGCGGTACATGTTTCACCGGGCATGCTTGATGCCGAGGCCTACGGGGTGAAAACCTCCATCGTGGATATGGCGGGCTGGCTGCAGGCGAATCTGAAGCCGGAGAACATCAAGGACGCTTCGCTGCAAAAAGGGTTGGAAATCGCCCAGTCACGCTACTGGCAGGTAGGGGAGATGTATCAGGGGCTGGGCTGGGAGATGCTCAACTGGCCGGTCTCCTCAGTAACGCTGGAACAGGGCGCGGATAATAAATACGCCCTGGCCGCGCATAAGGCCACGGCAATTACCCCCGCCCGGGCTCCGGTGCAAGCCTCTTGGGTTCATAAAACCGGCTCTACCGGCGGGTTTGGCAGCTATATCGCCTTTATCCCTGAAAAGCAGCTTGGCATTGTGATGCTGGCGAATAAAAGTTATCCCAACCCCGAGCGGGTGAAAGCGGCGTACCGCATTCTGGAAGCGTTGCAGTAGATACGGGGTATTAGCAGGTAAACGCCTGCTCTTTTGCCAGCAGGAACGGACGCAGGTACGCCACGGTGTTTGACAGCGGGATCACCTCCTCCGCCAGCCTGATATTCAGCACCTCACGAATATAGGTCCGGCGGGTGGCGATCCGCGTCCACAGTTCCGGGTACATCGCCTGAATCTTCTCCTGCAACGCCCGGTCTGCCAGGGCAATGCTCTCCTCGGCGCTGACGCCGGTGTAGCCCGGCACTGAGGGGATAATATCGATTTGCAGGATCATCCCGCTTTTCAGCGTTTCGGCAGAACCCGGGTAAAGGGGGGAAGACATCCACTCTTCATCGGCGCTGAGGTGGCCCGGATTCAGATGCCAGCCATACTGCGCTTTATTCAGCACCTGTTCGATATGGGCATACATCTCGCCGCCCGGCATCCCGATGCGGATAGTCTCAAGCCAGCTGGCGACGGCGGCAAAGTAAGGTTTCGCTACCCGCTCGAGATATTCTTCCTGACCGTCCGGCAGCTCGCTCTCGTCGGCAATCACAAACCCGGTCCGGCTGGAAAGCCCGCCCTTAAACCCGGTGGTCATCGACAGCGGCTGACCGCGCTCCAGCTTTTTATACGTAGGGTAAAAGTTCGCTTTTTCAAAGCGCTGCCCGGCGGCGGCAATGGTCACCACCGTCGGATACTGACCCTCTGCCGCCAGCAGCGCTCCCAACTCGGTTTCGCGGATGCCCGGCGTCACCGCATCCATGGCTTTCAGGATGCAGGTCGAGGCCAGGTTGGCGCCATATTCATAGTGCGCAATTTCATTCGCGTTATTGGTGATACGCGCCCCGTTAGCGCCGCCGATAAACAGGTGGGTGGCGTTTTCCAGCGTTGCCGGAGTGCTGTTTTTCAGCGCCTCGACGATAAACCAGGGCAGATCGAAAAGCTGCTTATTGTCTGCCCCGGCGGCGGTAAACATCTTCCAGCCCACCACCCCGATTCGGTCATGCGCGGCCAGGCCTGCTTCGCCAAACAGCGTCTCCAGCGAGGCCTCATTGTCCATCGGCTGGTTTGGCAGCGAGAAAAACGGGCAGTGTTTAAGGCTAACCGGAATGCGCGAATGCCTGGCCATCTTCAGGTTTTCATTGCCCAGAATCACCGTCGCCGCGCCTGTTTTTTGCAGAATCAACAGCCCCTCCTCGAAGCGCGGCACAAACCCGGTCAGGTACTCAAAGTTGCTTCCGTGCTCCTTATCGGCATAAATCACCAGGGCGTCATAGCCCGCATCGTTGATGCGGGTCAGCAGCCTGTTTTTACGCTCAAGCATTGTGGCATCGGAGAGTAATACCGGGGGCACGTCGGGGAAGGTTTGGGGAGCAGGAATAGTCTGGAGCTGGATCATTATTTACCTCGTCGTCAGAGGGCGTGGGTGTCAGGATCGTTTTTGCGTATGTACCCGCACGGTGGAGGCAGGCGAGCTTACCAGCTTTGTCGCCGGGCGCACCGGGCGGCGCACCAGTTCTCCCTGGCAGTTGGGGCAACGGTGATTGAGATGCGTGTTGGCGCAGGCTGCGCAAAACGTGCACTCAAAGGAGCAGATCCGGGCGTCCAGGTCATCAGGAGGCAGGTCGCGGTCACACCGTTCGCAGTTCGGGCGAAGTTCGAGCATGGCTTTCATCCTGTTCAATGGGTATTAAATGGATAAAACACGAAACGTCGTTATTCACTTTTATTCAGCGACTGAAGCCTGCTGAAATCATCCGGCGTATCGATATCAAAAATGATTTCCGGGTGGTCAAGCGACACGCAGTGATGTTTACCCTGCATCAGCGCCTGGCGCATGCTGCGAATATCCGGCCGGGCGATAGCCTGCAGCAGGCTGCTTTTCTTCACCAGAACAGGGTGACCCGGCGTGCCGCGATAGTGCGGCAGGATCGCCCCCTCACTGCGTAACGCCCACAACTCGCGAAAGATACCCTCATGCAGGCAGGGCAGATCGCCCGGGGTAATAAAGCAGTAGTCGGTGTTCACCGCGCGGGCACCGGTAATCACCGAACCCGCCATCCCTTGCTGATAGTCGGCATTGTGTACCAGCGTGACGTTTTCCTGATGGCGATACCGTTCCTGTAACGCGTCTGCGTGATAACCGGTCACAACGATGGTGCGGGCGCAAAATTGCAGGGCGTTGTTAATGCTGGCATCCAGAATTGTCCCCTCTCGCCAGGGTAACATCATTTTCCACTTCCCCATCCGGGAGGAAAGCCCCGCGGCAGTAATAATACAGTCGACCGTCATTATCTGTCCTGTAATGAAAATGAGAGGGGAAGTAAAAATATACCGCAAATTTCAGCGCGTGAGATAGCGCGGCGCCGGCTCGCCGGTTCGGGCGCTGGTAAACAGCGCCAGCCGCGCCTCTTCATAGCGCGTCCACAGCGCCTCATCGTGCATCGGCGGAATGGTAATCAGCTCACCCCGATCGAGCCCCGCCAGGGCTGCATCCACCATGTTGTCAGTGGTCATCACCGACCCGGCGGGCAGATCGTCGGCGGTGATGCCGGACAGCGCCCAGATCTCCGTGGCCGTTGCCGCCGGTAATACCGCCTGAATGCGCACCTTGCTGTCGGCAAACTCCTCCTGCAATCCACGGGTAAAGTTCAGCACCCAGGCTTTGGTGGCGCTGTAGAGCGCGCTGCCCGCCCGGGCATGGATCGACAGCACCGAGGCGATGTTAATCAGCGTGCCGCGGTTATGTTGCGCCAGCCTCGGCAGCAGGGCATAGGTGAGGCGCATCAGGGCGGTGGTGTTGAGCATGTTAATGGCCTGATGCTGCGCCACGTCTCCCGCAAGGAAGGGAGCCATCTGCGCGGTACCGGCATTGTTAATCAGCGTGTCGATAGCGGTGTTGCTGCGCAGGACCTCCTCTACGGCGCGGATCCCGGTTTCATCGGTAAGATCCGCCGTCAGGGGGGCGACCTTCACCCCGTAGCGCTGCCCGAGCTGCTCCGCCAGCGCCAGCAGGCGCGCTTCCCGGCGGGCGACCAGCACCAGATCGTAACCGCGTGCGGCGAGACGATCGGCGTAGACCGCGCCGATCCCGGAAGATGCCCCTGTGATTAAAGCGGTGGAACCTTGCGTAGTCATCGTAATACCTCTGTGTTGAAGGATGATTGGTTTCAAAATGAAACTTAATTAAGGGTGAGGCAATTGGTTTTATAATGCAACCATCGTGCGCAGTTTTTTTGATCTTTGCGCGAGAGGGGGGAGACGAGGAAAAACGATCGGCCCGGTCGGTGCCCTCAGGAAATCGTCAGATAAAAAGTGAAACAGTCATTTGCGTGGTTTTGCATTACAGTAAATACAAAGATTAAACGCCAGTCGGCCAGGCTGGCGATCCTCTTCAGGAAGCGTATGAAAAAGCTGCTGCTGGTGCTTTTTGTATTAACTGCCTTTGCCGCAAACTCCATTCTCTGCCGCATCGCCCTGAAAAACGGCCACGCCGATCCGCAGACCTTCAGCATGCTGAGGCTGCTGGGTGGGGCGGGAGTGCTGTTTGCCTGGCATCTGGCGCGCGGGAAGCTGAAAGAGATACGCTGGAAAATCATCGACGCCGCGTTGCTGTGCGCCTACGTCCTCTTCTTCTCGTTGGCTTACGTTCAGCTCAATACGGCCACAGGTGCGTTGCTGCTGTTTGGCGCAGTCCAGGTCTGCATGATTGGCTGGGGCGTGGTAAAAGGCGAAAAGCTAAGCCGGTATAAGGCCTGCGGAATGCTTATTGCCGTGGGTGGGATCATCACCCTCCTGCTGCCTGGCGCCACTGCGCCTCCCCTGGTTGCGGCCATGACGATGGTGGCCTCAGGCCTGGCGTGGGGGGCGTATTCCGTGCGCGGAAAAAATATCATAGCCCCGGCAGGCACAACGGCGGGGAATTTTATCCTCGGTTTACCGGTCATTCTGGTCATCAGCCTGATAAGACAGGCACCTGTACAAACAGACGCCAGCGGCATTTTGCTTGCACTGCTGTCAGGCGGGCTGGCATCCGGCGTTGCCTATGTGCTGTGGTATGCCCTGGTCGTCACCCTCTCTTCAGCAACCGCCAGCACATTGCAACTGAGCGTGCCCTGTATTGCTGCCGCAGGCGGGGTGTTATTTCTTGGGGAAGTGCCGGATATAAGCATGCTGATGTGCTCGCTGGTGGTGCTGGCAGGAATAGCGATGGTAATTGCCGCCGATCGCAAACAACGGGAAAAATGATTCCGGAAAAGGCCGCCAGCCATCGACTCCCGCCACTACCCGGCAAAAATTAAACCTTTATATCGTTGTGTGTTTAATTGCATTAAATAAGCGGCTGGCTTATTTTTTGTACAGGGAGAATAAGATCTGGCATAACTCAAATAACATTACAGATTTTACTTAACCGTTTTAAAAAATATAAAAATTTAACCTATTGATTTTAATGGGTTATAATGTGAATGTTCTTAGTGCGTCAATAATAGCCAGAGCGCATATATAAATAGCATGTTAACTAAATTATAATTCCGTAAAATCCGGTAGAAAGGGGAGGTCAGTATGCGGTTAATTGTCATGTTGTTGAGCCTGGTGGTCGCCACCCAGGTCTGGGCGGGTGAACTTCCCAAACCTGAAGGTAAAGTCCTTTTAACCCTGTCCGGTAATATTCAGAATACGAATGCAGACGGGAAAGCCGTCTTTGATATCGCCAGCCTTGAGAAACTGGGCCTGGTCAGTTTCCAGACCACCTCTCCCTGGTACAATGGGCGTACAACCTTTACGGGTGTTCCCCTGCGAAAGCTCATGGAGTACGTTGGCGCCAAAGGTTCTATCGTTAAGGTTATTGCGCTCAATGACTACACGACCGTAATCCCTCTCAATGATTTTAATAAATACAATGTTATCCTTGCCTTAAAAGTTAACGGCGAATATATGCGTATTCGTGACAAAGGCCCGTTATTCATTGTGTATCCCTATGACAGCATGCCCGAGCTGAACAGTCAGATTTTTTATTCAAGATCCGCATGGCAGGTCAGCAAAATGAATATTGAGTAGGAGTTCAGACGCGCATCATGAACAGGATACTGGCGGGCATCATATTTTTCCTATTTATCTCTACTGGATACATATCTTTCCTTGTGCATGAAAGGCAGCAAGAGTTACAAAAACTGACTCACTATACGGACTCCTGGTCTGCGGCCCAGCTGGTATCGGAGTATTATCGTTTTGAATCAACGCTGGGCCTTTACGCAAATCAAAGCGAAGCATTGACGCTCGATGATGTGCGCCTGCGTCTCGACATTATGCTCAGCCAGAGCGATTTAATGAAAGAAGGGGATTTGGGGCGTTATATTAACAGCAATAAAGGGCACCACGAACTGGCTTTAAGTGTGGAAAACATACTCAAATATCTTGATGCAAATCTGGAGAGGATGGATCGTTCAGAGCTTATGGTCACTCTGGATAAAATGCATACGCTTGATGCCGCCCTTAGCCACCTGTCATCCAGTGCATTAGATAATGATATTAACTCCATTAACAGAGCTAATCTCAAAATCCAGACGCTGTACTATATATATTCGGCGGCTTCATTATTGCTGATAATATTAAGCGGCATCCTGGGCGTGATGATATTTTTCCAGAACCGGAATATTCTTAAAGCGCATCTTCAGGTCAAAAGCCTTGCTGAAGAGTTGCAGAAATCCAAAGAAAAACTGCAGATCCAGAATGCCCAGCTGGAATATGACGTCTACCATGACTCTCTGACGGGAATGAATAACCGCCAGCTTTTCTGGGAAAACATCAAAAAAGTTATCCAGACTGCCGAGAAAAACGATGAATCTGTGGCGGTGATGTTGTTCGACCTGGATCGCTTTAAAGAGATAAATGACACCTACGGTCATGATGTCGGCGATATGTTACTTCGTCAAATATCCGACCGACTGGTTTCAATGAGTCTGACCGCCGATACGCTCTATCGTTTAGGTGGGGATGAGTTTGCGTTTCTTTCAAGTGGCCTGACGGAGAGCAGTGCCGTTTCGCGGGCCCGACAAATCTGCGCCTCTATCAACCAGCCCTACACGATCTATAACACCATCATTAACATAGCTACCTGCGTGGGCGTTGTTGTCTCAGACACCGAGCGACGCTCCGATTATCTGTATAAATTTGCCGATCTGGCCCTTTATGAAGCCAAAAGTGAAGGCCCCGGTAAGATAAAAGTGTTCCGCCCCTATATGCTGCAAAAGCTGCAGGAAAGCCGAACCCTGGAGCACGATCTGGCTATGGCGTTAGCGAACAAAGAGTTCGTGGTTTACTACCAGCCTATCGTCGATTCGTTCACCCGGGAAATCTACAGCTATGAAGCCCTCATTCGCTGGATTCATCCCCTGAAAGGACTCCTGTCGCCGGATACTTTTGTTCCCGCGGCTGAAAAAACCGGGATGATTAACGAGATGGGGAAATATGTGCTTGAAATCGCCTGCCGGGAAGCGGCCACCTGGGCGGTTCCGGCCAAAATTTCAGTGAATGTCTCACCGATACAGCTCAGCAGTAAAGCCTTTGCCGGGATCGTGCTGTCTATTCTGGAAGAGAGTGGACTCCCGGCCAGTCGTCTTGAGCTGGAAGTGACGGAATCCTCTCTCTTTACCGAGAACGACACGCCGCTGAAGACGCTGAATAAGCTCAGAGCCCGCGGCGTGCAAATATCCATTGATGACTTTGGTACGGGATACTCTTCTCTTTCCCGGTTGAGTAAGCTGGCCTTCGATAAGATCAAAATAGACAAATCCTTCGTGCACTCGATATCGACCCAGGAGGATGCCCTGAATATCATCCGACTCATCACCGGCATGGCGAAGTCGCTCAATATGAAGGCGGTTGCAGAAGGGGTTGAAACGCAGGAGCAGCTGGAAAGGTTACAGGCTCTGGGGTGCGATCTCGCCCAGGGCTATCTGTTCGGTAAACCTCAGCCGGGTATCGCAGGAAGGATCAGAAACGGGTGAGCTTTGTTTTACACCTGAAAACATAAATGCCCTTGCGGGCATTTATGTTCAGGTTGTGGATATTAATGGAAGAACAGCGCAATCAGAATAATGATTGGGATAGGAACGCCTAAAAAGAACAGTAATAATGAGCGCATGTTAAACCTCCTGCTTAATTAAAAATTATAAGTCACGTTGACGGCCACCGAAGGTCGCACACAGGCTGGCGACGAAAGCACCTGCCAGCAGTGAAATGAATGTCCAGAGCATCAGGTAGCTCGTTGTTTTACGTGCAGTATCAGCAGCTTGCTGCGCTTTCTCCTTGGTTTCTTTTAATTTAGCCTGGGCTTTGTCATAGGTGGTCTGTACACGCTGTTCAGCCTCTTGCTGACTGATACCAGTCTTCTGCGCAATCAGTTGAGCGACATACTGACGATCTTCCGCAGGCAGAGCACCGGTGGTAATGCTGTTAGCAAAAATCCCGGTCACTTCGCTTACCTGGGCAGGGGTCAGGTCCTGGCCGGGAGCGGAAGGGGCTGCCGGAGCAGGAGCCGCCGCTGGCGCAGCAGGATCGGCTGTAGCCTCTGCCGGGGCAGCAGGGGCAGGAGCCGCATTCCCCCTGAACATCGAATTCACGAAATAGTCCATTGAGTTGCCGGGCATGCCAGACGATTCATTTGCCATGCCCGCCGCGCCAGCAGCCGTGGCTGTCGCAGCCCCTCCGGCAACGGTCCCCACAACTTTAGCCCCGCCGCCAATAATGGCACCCACGGTGCTGGTAAACAGCGCAGCCGAGACCAGCGCAGCCACAGCCCATGTCAAAAACCCGTGAGCGGTATCGCGGAAATAAACTTCATCGATATGGGTATCCACCCATTTGGTGCGCAGTCGTCCGGCTAAATATCCCCCCATGCCCGACGCCACGATCTGCGTAAACGTCAGCCAGGCGATGGCGGCGATACCCACCGTCCCGGCGTCTAGCCCGCGGCTCTCCCACGGGGAAATGGACGTCAGGCCCAAACCCGCGCCCAGCATAAGCAAAATCAGGGAAAGGGATGCGGCGGCTGCCGCCCCGGCGAAGATGGCACCCCATGATACGGCGCTGGTGCTCGCGGCAGGCACGGGCAGACGCGTATCAGGATACGTAGTGTTAACCGTAGCGTGTTCGTGAATGTGAGTCATAGCTGTTGCCCTTTAATTAATATGCGTTCGGAAACAGAAACGGATTGAAAAACAGGAAACATTATCAACTTCGACATTGAAGCCCTTTAAGAGCCAGATGATGTCTTTTTAACAAATTAGACTTTCATGCTTAAAGAAATAAAAAAACAAGAATCAACAATCTAATAATAGTTGATAATTATGCGCCGGACGGCTTTTGAACTTTTAAAATCCATTACCGCTTCGAATAATGGATTTTATAATAGGTTCTCAGGCCGTCAGGCAGATCATAAATAAGGACAACAGAATTACGCTACGCCGGTACCGCCGTCAGAGCACCAGACCTGGCCGGAGGCATAGGAACACTCTTCAGACGCCAGCAGAACATAAAGCGGCGCGATCTCCACGGGCTGACCGGGTCTGCCCAGCGGTGTGTCCTGACCGAACTGCTGCACCTTCTCCTGTGGCTGGCCACCGCTCGACTGCAGCGGAGTCCAGTAAGGGCCTGGCGCCACGGCGTTAACGCGAATGCCTTTCGGCCCAAGCTGTTTTGCCAGTGCTTTGGTAAAGGCCACGTTACAGGCTTTGGTCTGAGCGTAATCCAGCAGGATTTCGCTCGGCTTAAACGCCTGGACCGAGGAGGTATTGATAATGACAGCGCCTTCCGACAGATGACGCACGGCCGCGCGAGTGATCCAGAACGGCGCATACACATTGGTTTTGAAGGTCGCGTCGAAGGCGGCGGTCGTCAGATCTTCAATGGACTCGCAGAACTGCTGTCTGCCCGCGTTGTTGACTAAAATATCGAGGCCGCCCAGCTCACTGACCGCTCTTTCGACCAGCGTCTCACAGAAGGATTCCACGCGGATATCGCCCGGGATCGCCACGGCTTTGCGTCCTTCCGCCTGAATCAGCGCAATAACGGCTGCGGCGTCCGACTCTTCTTCCGGCAGATAGCCAATGGCTACATCAGCACCCTCGCGGGCATAGGCAATGGCAACAGCGCGGCCAATCCCGGAATCGCCACCGGTAATCAGTGCTTTCTTACCGGCAAGACGTCCCGAGCCGGTATAGCTTGTTTCGCCATGATCGGGAATTGGCTTCATCTCTGAGGCCAGTCCTGGCATTTGCTGGGGTTGTTCCACAAATGGGGGTTGTGGGTAGTTTTTTGAAGTGGTGTTTCCTGATGTCATCCCGACCTCCTTAGTCAATGAATTTAAAGCGTAGCCACTGTGACGCAACGCACCTTTCCACAGGACATAATTCGGAATATTCTTCTTCTGGATATATTTTTGCTTTTTTCTGAATATGTCATACGCACAGGCGCGATGTTATTTCCTCAAGGAGGACGCATAATCTGACCTGTAAAAAATGGTTATCCAATTTTCGGTTGTGGCTATTTCACGGGAGCTTCAGGATGAGCCTGTCCACCACAACAGGAAACCAAAATGAATTTCACTGAACTTCATCAGCAAAAAAGTCCTTTAATTATTGCGAATGTCTGGGATGCTGGTAGTGCGATTGCCGCGCAACAGGCGGGCTTTAAAGCGTTGGGAACGTCGAGCGCCGCGATTGCCGCGATGCTGGGTTATGAAGATGGCGAGGCGATCCCTTTTGATGAAATGTTTTATGTCATCACCCGGATTAAATCCGTCTGTCACGTCCCCTTAAGTGTCGATCTGGAAGCCGGATTTGGTAGCTCGGTAGACGAGGTGGCGACAAATCTCTCCCGCCTGGTGAGGCTGGGCATTAGCGGCATCAATCTGGAGGACAGTCGCGTCGTGAATGGCATCCGGCAGCTTCGTGATGCTGCGGCATTCGCCGACATGATAAAAGCGCTCCGCCAGGCGACGATCAGCGAAAGCCCGCTCTTTTTTAATATTCGTACCGATACCTATCTTCTGGGCCATGAGCAGGCGTTGCAGGAAACGCGCTTACGCGGACAACGGTATGCAGAGGCGGGCGCCGATGGATTTTTTGTTCCCTGCCTGACGCAGGAAAAGGAGATTGAAACCCTTGCCCGGGAGTGCACCTTGCCGCTGAACGTCATGTGCATGCCCGGTTTACCGTCATTCGACAGGCTGGAGGCGCTGGGTGTGAAACGCATTTCCATGGGTAACGTTGTCCATTCGGCAATGCAGGAGAAGCTGAAGGATGTACTCTGTACCATCCGGGCTCAACGGGCCTTTACTGGAGTTTTTACTGATGAACGTTCTTGATAAAACGCAGTGCGATATCTGGTATCAGGCCCTGATTGAGCGGGCTTCGGAGTATACGGGGGTCTTCTTCGTTGGCGTAAAAACGACCGGTGTGTTTTGCATTTCTGTCTGCAGGGCGCGAAAACCAAAGCGTGAAAACGTTGAGTTTTATAACGATTTTAAATCTGCGCTGGATGCAGGCTTCCGCCCCTGTAAAGTGTGCCGTCCCACGGAGAACGCCCACAGCGCACCGCCGTTGGTTGAGCAGGCGCTTGCCCTCGTGCGGGCTAATCCTAAAACGCGAATCAGCGATACGGAGTTGCGTCAACACAACATCAGCCCGGAGCGGGTTCGCCGGTGGTTTTTGCAAAACCATGGCATCACTTTTCAGGCCTTTCAGCGCATGCAACGGGTGAACGTCGCTTTGCAGGAACTGAAAGGGGGACGCAACGCCACCGATGTGGCGTTTGACAGCGGGTATGAATCATTAAGCGGCTTTGGCTATACCTGCAAACGGCTTACGGGCGGCAGTCCGACCGAACAGAGTCAGCTGATTATGATCCACCGCTTTACCACGCCCCTTGGACCTGTGTTTGTCTGCGCCACTGAGCGCGGCGTTTGTCTGCTGGAATTTACCGACCGGCGCATGCTGGAAACCGAATTTCGCGACCTTCAGCGTTTGTTCAGGGCACGCATTGTGGCCGGGGAAAACAGGCATACGCGACAGGCTGAAAAAGAGCTCACGGAGTATTTTTCAGGCACGCGTCAGCAGTTTGATATTGTGCTCGACACGCCCGGAAGTGAATTTCAGCGGAGCGTCTGGGAGGGGTTGCGGGCGGTGCCGTTTGGCGTCACTTCGCACTATCAGGCCGTCGCAGAGGGGATGGGTAAACCCAATGCCGTTCGCGCGGTCGCGGCAGCAAATGGCGCAAACCGCGTGGCTATCGTTATTCCCTGCCACCGAATCATCGGTAAAACGGGGGCGATGACCGGTTATGGCGGCGGCATCGCCCGTAAAGCCTGGCTTATTGCGCATGAACATAAATTTTCCACGAGTTAACCTGTGACCACACAAAAACAATTTAGCTTTGCTACCCGGCCGCTGGTGCCGTTTGCTCATGATTATACTCATGGTGCAACGGAACCGTGGCACAGCCACGACTGCGCGCAGCTTCTGCACACCCTGAGCGGCGTGGTGCGGGTGGAAACCGGGCAGGGGTTCTGGATAGTGCCGCCGGGGCGGGGCGTCTGGCTGCCTGCCGGAACCCGGCACCGTCTGCTTATCACCGGCAACGTGGCGGCGCGGACGCTGTTTATCGACCCCTTTGCCCGGGCAGACCTCCCTTCGGTGTGTCAGGTGGTGCAGATATCCACTCTGCTGCGTGAGCTGATCATCGCCTCGCTGCACCTGCCGGAGCGCTATGGCGCGGGCAGCAGGGCGG contains the following coding sequences:
- a CDS encoding isocitrate lyase/PEP mutase family protein → MNFTELHQQKSPLIIANVWDAGSAIAAQQAGFKALGTSSAAIAAMLGYEDGEAIPFDEMFYVITRIKSVCHVPLSVDLEAGFGSSVDEVATNLSRLVRLGISGINLEDSRVVNGIRQLRDAAAFADMIKALRQATISESPLFFNIRTDTYLLGHEQALQETRLRGQRYAEAGADGFFVPCLTQEKEIETLARECTLPLNVMCMPGLPSFDRLEALGVKRISMGNVVHSAMQEKLKDVLCTIRAQRAFTGVFTDERS
- a CDS encoding bifunctional transcriptional activator/DNA repair enzyme AdaA, yielding MNVLDKTQCDIWYQALIERASEYTGVFFVGVKTTGVFCISVCRARKPKRENVEFYNDFKSALDAGFRPCKVCRPTENAHSAPPLVEQALALVRANPKTRISDTELRQHNISPERVRRWFLQNHGITFQAFQRMQRVNVALQELKGGRNATDVAFDSGYESLSGFGYTCKRLTGGSPTEQSQLIMIHRFTTPLGPVFVCATERGVCLLEFTDRRMLETEFRDLQRLFRARIVAGENRHTRQAEKELTEYFSGTRQQFDIVLDTPGSEFQRSVWEGLRAVPFGVTSHYQAVAEGMGKPNAVRAVAAANGANRVAIVIPCHRIIGKTGAMTGYGGGIARKAWLIAHEHKFSTS
- a CDS encoding SDR family oxidoreductase, whose product is MTSGNTTSKNYPQPPFVEQPQQMPGLASEMKPIPDHGETSYTGSGRLAGKKALITGGDSGIGRAVAIAYAREGADVAIGYLPEEESDAAAVIALIQAEGRKAVAIPGDIRVESFCETLVERAVSELGGLDILVNNAGRQQFCESIEDLTTAAFDATFKTNVYAPFWITRAAVRHLSEGAVIINTSSVQAFKPSEILLDYAQTKACNVAFTKALAKQLGPKGIRVNAVAPGPYWTPLQSSGGQPQEKVQQFGQDTPLGRPGQPVEIAPLYVLLASEECSYASGQVWCSDGGTGVA